From Paenibacillus thermoaerophilus, a single genomic window includes:
- the corA gene encoding magnesium/cobalt transporter CorA, producing MKIRLVQNGIFTPVEELSLTTVPPEDGFYWIEADVEDLTELQETFGLHELAVEDTIDEEEQRPKIEIYDNHYFIVINSIRFDDEEIYLRALNVFLFKHLVITVTRQKISELRTIKPILLREQVNSADYFLYHVIDLVVDNYSHVADRIEARIEKLEEDILMHTKKSHLNEIIGLRSEILWLKKALGPQRELIWTLNKKDLKLIDGQLQKYFSDIHENAVKTAETFDTFRDLMGNLREAYQSSLSNRANEIMRVFTAMTTIFMPLTVITGIYGMNFDNIPETHMEYGYYFVLGIMLVVAVSFFWFFKKKDWI from the coding sequence ATGAAAATTCGTTTGGTGCAAAACGGCATATTTACGCCGGTGGAGGAATTGTCGCTGACAACCGTCCCGCCGGAGGACGGATTTTATTGGATCGAAGCGGATGTCGAGGATTTGACGGAGCTTCAGGAGACGTTCGGGCTGCATGAGCTCGCGGTCGAGGACACGATCGACGAGGAGGAGCAGCGGCCCAAAATCGAAATTTACGACAATCATTACTTTATCGTCATCAACAGCATCCGGTTCGACGATGAGGAAATTTACTTGCGGGCCCTCAACGTGTTTTTGTTCAAGCATCTGGTCATAACGGTCACCCGGCAAAAAATCAGCGAGCTGCGCACCATCAAGCCGATTCTGCTGAGGGAGCAGGTCAATTCCGCCGATTACTTCCTCTACCACGTCATCGACCTCGTCGTCGACAACTACAGCCATGTCGCCGACCGAATCGAAGCCCGGATCGAAAAGCTCGAAGAAGACATCCTGATGCACACGAAAAAAAGCCATCTGAACGAAATTATCGGTCTGCGGAGCGAAATTCTCTGGCTCAAGAAAGCGCTCGGTCCGCAGCGCGAATTGATCTGGACGTTAAACAAAAAGGATCTGAAGCTGATCGACGGCCAGCTCCAGAAATATTTCAGCGACATTCACGAGAACGCGGTGAAAACGGCGGAAACCTTCGACACGTTCCGCGATTTGATGGGCAACTTGCGCGAAGCCTACCAGTCGAGCCTGTCGAACCGGGCCAACGAAATCATGCGGGTGTTTACGGCGATGACGACGATTTTCATGCCGCTTACCGTCATCACCGGCATCTACGGCATGAACTTCGACAATATCCCGGAAACCCACATGGAATACGGCTATTACTTCGTCTTGGGCATCATGCTGGTGGTCGCCGTGTCGTTTTTCTGGTTTTTCAAGAAAAAGGATTGGATCTGA
- a CDS encoding HRDC domain-containing protein, with the protein MELVFLNTLEKRSEERIETAQIAIRERQGEWQVVWHEPAAQGKPASEVWYEGRAWDELLKAFRSGMRGKLESGYEPLVGGALYDRPPAFERGERRLLLLQFAAESRRNEDCLRLLRAWRRDRAAREGRPAYHVATNRMLELVAAYLPMNAAELEQLPGFGSRKAELYGGELAKIVSRFPRETAFPLDWVEAETDMAAFEEYVEKLRLRKAGELERRRERKRRLLESVASGAALEEIAEAMRTTKREVIAEAEALEREGYDMRPMTAAELARIDPELREKAWQEMKQRGDRFLKPVLEALYTPEELSGRDLGELYDTLRVLRLAYRQALAQERRAGAAS; encoded by the coding sequence ATGGAACTTGTCTTTTTGAACACGCTGGAGAAACGGTCGGAGGAACGCATCGAGACGGCGCAGATCGCCATCCGTGAGCGGCAGGGGGAATGGCAGGTCGTCTGGCACGAACCGGCCGCGCAAGGAAAGCCGGCTTCCGAGGTCTGGTACGAAGGCCGGGCTTGGGACGAGTTGCTCAAGGCGTTCCGCAGCGGGATGCGCGGCAAGCTGGAGAGCGGATACGAGCCGCTGGTCGGCGGAGCTCTGTACGACCGGCCGCCGGCCTTTGAACGCGGCGAGCGCAGGCTGCTTCTGCTGCAATTCGCCGCGGAGAGCAGGCGGAACGAAGACTGCCTGCGGCTGTTAAGGGCGTGGCGGCGGGACCGCGCGGCCCGGGAGGGGCGGCCTGCCTACCATGTGGCGACCAACCGGATGCTGGAGCTGGTGGCGGCTTATTTGCCGATGAACGCGGCGGAGCTGGAGCAACTGCCGGGCTTCGGGAGCCGAAAAGCAGAGCTCTACGGCGGAGAGCTGGCGAAAATCGTCTCCCGTTTCCCCCGCGAGACGGCGTTCCCGCTCGACTGGGTCGAAGCCGAGACCGATATGGCCGCGTTCGAGGAATACGTGGAGAAGCTGCGGCTGCGCAAGGCCGGCGAACTGGAGCGGCGGCGCGAACGGAAGCGCCGGCTGTTGGAGAGCGTCGCGTCGGGCGCGGCGCTGGAGGAGATCGCCGAAGCGATGAGGACGACCAAGCGCGAAGTGATCGCCGAAGCGGAGGCGTTGGAACGGGAGGGCTACGATATGCGGCCGATGACGGCCGCGGAGCTGGCCCGGATCGATCCGGAGCTGCGCGAGAAGGCTTGGCAGGAGATGAAACAGCGCGGCGACCGCTTCCTGAAGCCCGTGCTCGAAGCGCTGTATACGCCGGAGGAGCTGTCCGGCCGCGATCTCGGCGAGCTGTACGATACGCTGCGTGTGCTGAGGCTCGCCTACCGCCAGGCGCTGGCCCAGGAGCGGCGCGCCGGGGCGGCGAGCTGA
- a CDS encoding DUF3055 domain-containing protein, whose translation MTDQFDFLYDTTEDTTTRFVCFITESLNRFDLAITNTNRFYGKKMVTNLQNGKTAIIGPDDLKEEGYVAYAFGLTDEEGEELQTFLEQIVGSVNFTDL comes from the coding sequence ATGACCGATCAATTCGATTTTTTATACGATACCACCGAGGACACGACAACCCGATTCGTATGCTTCATTACGGAAAGTCTGAACCGGTTCGACCTCGCGATCACGAACACCAACCGTTTTTACGGCAAAAAAATGGTGACCAACCTGCAAAACGGCAAAACCGCCATTATCGGCCCCGACGATCTGAAGGAAGAAGGCTACGTCGCTTACGCGTTCGGCTTGACGGATGAAGAAGGCGAGGAGTTGCAGACGTTCCTGGAGCAAATCGTCGGCTCCGTCAACTTCACGGACTTATAA
- a CDS encoding site-2 protease family protein yields MEHRPEAAGQREQGERKTRKPGWMLGAVLLFLLSKGKTALLLLSKAAGPILSMLVTIGAYAFIYPFGFALGFVVMILIHELGHVWAAKRKGLPVTLPMFIPFLGAFIALKRNPRDAETEAYIAYGGPLLGTIGALAAYAVGKSFDIPLLIAVAYVGFFLNLINLLPIKPLDGGRIATAVTRWLWPVGLVGGLFVILYLNAYVFLFFWALFAWDLYQKYVRKRRTRPIDWGTKVAVELGPEWAETGIPLPGPEHRRELEFTTYTTMEGVQKLTVRWAAIGLEETIDLPEPCVIRRVYADGVDRLPPERPEKLEVRIRIEAEQFENDRYFEVPARKRVAYGVAYGGLALLLGAMMILIQFEGLPRFR; encoded by the coding sequence ATGGAACATAGACCGGAGGCCGCAGGCCAAAGGGAGCAAGGGGAACGGAAGACGCGCAAACCGGGATGGATGCTGGGAGCCGTTCTGCTGTTCCTCTTATCCAAGGGCAAAACCGCGCTGCTTCTGCTCAGCAAAGCGGCCGGTCCGATACTCAGCATGCTGGTGACGATAGGAGCTTACGCGTTTATATACCCGTTCGGGTTCGCGCTCGGATTCGTCGTGATGATCTTGATCCACGAATTGGGGCACGTCTGGGCGGCCAAACGCAAGGGCTTGCCCGTCACGCTTCCCATGTTCATTCCGTTTTTGGGCGCGTTTATCGCCTTGAAGCGAAATCCGAGGGATGCCGAGACCGAGGCTTACATCGCTTACGGTGGCCCGCTGCTCGGAACGATCGGCGCACTGGCCGCTTACGCGGTCGGCAAAAGTTTCGACATTCCGCTGCTGATCGCTGTCGCTTATGTCGGTTTTTTCCTTAATCTGATCAACTTGCTGCCGATCAAACCGCTCGACGGAGGCAGAATCGCCACGGCCGTTACCCGCTGGTTGTGGCCGGTGGGATTGGTTGGCGGCCTGTTTGTCATCCTTTATCTGAACGCTTATGTGTTTTTGTTCTTCTGGGCGCTTTTCGCCTGGGACCTGTATCAGAAATACGTGCGCAAGCGCCGCACCAGGCCGATCGACTGGGGAACGAAGGTGGCGGTGGAGCTTGGCCCGGAATGGGCGGAGACGGGAATCCCGCTGCCCGGTCCCGAGCACCGGCGCGAACTGGAATTCACCACTTACACGACGATGGAAGGCGTTCAGAAGCTGACGGTCCGCTGGGCTGCGATCGGACTGGAGGAGACGATCGATCTGCCCGAACCGTGCGTGATCCGTCGGGTATATGCGGACGGAGTCGACAGGTTGCCGCCGGAACGACCGGAGAAGCTGGAGGTGCGAATCCGGATCGAAGCGGAGCAGTTCGAGAACGACCGGTATTTCGAAGTTCCGGCCCGGAAGCGGGTGGCGTACGGCGTCGCTTACGGCGGCTTGGCCCTCTTGCTCGGCGCGATGATGATCCTGATCCAGTTCGAAGGCTTGCCTCGTTTCCGCTAA
- a CDS encoding 5'-3' exonuclease, which yields MSDQSHKVLLVDGMALLFRGYYANAYGGYIRKTSEGLPTNAVYGFLKYLLDAFRTFQPTHVVCCWDMGSKTFRTDLYPDYKGNRPEAPDDLIPQFDLVKQVTAGMGILNVGAPGFEADDCIGTLAQALSPDAEVYVLTGDHDLLQLVDERVKVVIMKKGPSNYAVYDPQTLIAEKQLTPAQFVDLKGLIGDASDNYPGVRGIGEKTAIKLLNEYQSIDGIVENLAALPKGVRTKIENDLEMLRLCRKLAEIRRDAPVSCTLELCGWQPDLESIGQLLRELEMDSLFREVRRLTAVS from the coding sequence ATGAGCGATCAATCGCACAAGGTGTTGTTGGTGGACGGCATGGCGCTGCTGTTCCGCGGGTATTACGCGAACGCGTACGGCGGATACATACGGAAGACCAGCGAGGGTCTGCCGACCAATGCGGTTTACGGCTTTTTAAAATATTTGCTGGACGCGTTCCGGACGTTCCAACCGACGCATGTCGTCTGCTGCTGGGATATGGGCAGCAAGACGTTCCGGACGGATCTTTATCCCGATTACAAGGGGAACCGTCCCGAAGCGCCGGACGATCTGATCCCGCAGTTCGATCTCGTCAAGCAGGTGACGGCGGGCATGGGCATCCTCAACGTCGGGGCTCCGGGCTTCGAAGCGGACGACTGTATCGGGACGCTGGCTCAGGCCCTGAGTCCGGATGCGGAAGTATACGTCCTGACCGGCGATCACGATCTGCTGCAGCTTGTCGACGAACGCGTCAAGGTCGTCATTATGAAGAAAGGGCCGTCGAATTATGCGGTCTACGATCCGCAGACGCTGATTGCCGAGAAGCAGTTGACCCCGGCTCAGTTCGTCGATCTGAAGGGATTGATCGGCGATGCCAGCGATAACTATCCGGGCGTGCGCGGCATCGGGGAGAAGACGGCCATCAAGCTGTTGAACGAATATCAATCGATCGACGGCATCGTCGAAAATTTGGCCGCTCTCCCCAAGGGCGTGCGGACGAAAATCGAGAACGATCTGGAGATGCTGCGCTTGTGCCGCAAGCTTGCCGAAATTCGCCGCGACGCGCCTGTCTCTTGCACGCTGGAACTGTGCGGCTGGCAGCCGGATCTGGAGTCGATCGGACAACTGCTTCGCGAGTTGGAGATGGACAGCCTGTTCAGAGAGGTGCGCCGGCTCACGGCCGTGTCGTAA
- a CDS encoding aminotransferase class I/II-fold pyridoxal phosphate-dependent enzyme has product MIRSIGSERMRRTGAAIFAEVAAWKAEAVRAGLDVIDLSIGSPDRPPSERVRRKLAEAVMRPDAYGYPSSQGSTAFRRTAARWMKHRFGVELDPDSEIVALMGSQDGLAHAAVALTDPGDPVLVPDPGYPIYTAGVILAGAVPVHVPLRPENGFLPDLAAIPDEVRKRARYMLLNYPGNPLSVVADESFFRHWLAFSEETGIPLLHDLAYSEMAFDGIRPKSLLELPGAIERAAEFHSLSKSFNMAGCRIGFLAGNREIVAALKSVKSNVDYGVFGPIQEAAIEALEEDMEGASEPVAPLYERRRNVLVAALREGGWIFDPPQATMFLWAPVPEGWTSRQISREILENTGVAVVPGDAFGPLGEGCVRIALVQEEERLAEAGRRLARFWRERIIDRGMPGGR; this is encoded by the coding sequence ATGATTCGTTCCATAGGCTCGGAGCGCATGCGGCGCACGGGCGCGGCGATATTCGCCGAGGTGGCGGCCTGGAAGGCGGAGGCGGTCCGCGCGGGACTCGATGTGATCGATCTCAGCATCGGCAGCCCGGACCGTCCTCCTTCCGAGAGGGTGAGGCGCAAGCTCGCGGAAGCCGTCATGAGGCCGGACGCTTACGGCTATCCGTCCTCCCAAGGCTCGACCGCCTTCCGGCGGACGGCGGCCAGGTGGATGAAGCACCGCTTCGGTGTCGAATTGGACCCGGACAGTGAGATCGTGGCGCTGATGGGTTCCCAGGACGGACTCGCGCATGCCGCCGTCGCGTTGACCGATCCGGGCGATCCGGTGCTGGTCCCCGATCCCGGTTATCCGATCTATACGGCCGGCGTTATTTTGGCGGGCGCAGTGCCGGTGCATGTCCCGCTTCGCCCGGAGAACGGCTTTCTGCCCGATCTGGCGGCGATTCCCGACGAAGTGCGGAAGCGGGCGCGGTATATGCTTCTGAATTATCCGGGCAACCCGCTCTCGGTTGTGGCGGACGAATCTTTCTTCCGCCACTGGCTGGCGTTCTCGGAAGAAACGGGCATCCCGCTGCTTCACGATCTCGCCTACTCGGAGATGGCGTTCGACGGCATTCGGCCGAAGAGCCTGCTGGAGCTGCCGGGAGCGATCGAACGCGCCGCGGAATTTCATTCGCTGTCCAAAAGCTTTAATATGGCCGGCTGCCGCATCGGCTTTCTTGCGGGAAACCGCGAGATCGTCGCGGCGTTGAAATCGGTCAAATCCAATGTCGATTACGGCGTGTTCGGCCCGATCCAGGAGGCGGCGATCGAAGCGCTGGAAGAAGACATGGAAGGGGCTTCGGAGCCTGTCGCTCCTTTATACGAACGCAGGCGGAACGTGTTGGTCGCCGCGCTGCGTGAGGGAGGCTGGATATTCGATCCGCCCCAGGCGACGATGTTTTTGTGGGCGCCGGTGCCGGAAGGCTGGACATCTCGACAAATTTCCCGGGAAATATTGGAGAATACCGGCGTCGCCGTCGTGCCGGGCGACGCGTTCGGCCCGTTGGGAGAAGGCTGCGTGCGGATCGCGCTCGTTCAAGAGGAGGAGAGACTGGCGGAAGCGGGACGCCGGCTGGCGCGTTTCTGGCGTGAACGAATCATAGACCGAGGCATGCCGGGGGGAAGATAG
- a CDS encoding site-2 protease family protein, with translation MKWNRSGRRALPGSATISAAFAPDAGARRVKSQQQWWTFGAFGAFLLTKGKTIVSVLLAGKYSATIVSMFLTIAGLGYIYEWDFATGVVLMLFIHELGHVLAAKRKGLPVTAPVFIPFVGAIIQLKRNPRDVVTEAYVAMGGPLIGSLGAVCCALAGWAIGDPMLVAVAYVGLAVNLLNLIPVHPLDGGRIASAVTRWLWLGGLAISYWVIRQSGHNWLYILWGLFVIELCIKFVRFKGKTGSYSAFGLVDTPVERLNTEKLSELLAEPNLQKPSFQTFSTMDGRQRVRLSIPALWLRSIVIMPEQGLITDVSIKEMRIVRRKGKSYLRYKYRIVYTPHEDDIYYKAPAAVRWRYGLAYVGLSGCLAALMYGASKLQYMLMTGPNG, from the coding sequence ATGAAATGGAATCGTTCGGGGAGAAGAGCGCTGCCGGGAAGCGCGACAATTTCCGCAGCTTTTGCCCCCGATGCGGGAGCCCGTCGCGTCAAGTCGCAGCAGCAGTGGTGGACATTCGGCGCGTTCGGCGCTTTTTTATTGACGAAAGGAAAAACGATTGTTTCCGTGCTGCTGGCCGGCAAATATTCGGCGACCATCGTCAGCATGTTTTTGACCATCGCCGGCCTCGGCTATATTTACGAATGGGATTTTGCCACCGGGGTCGTGCTGATGCTGTTCATTCACGAGCTGGGCCATGTGCTGGCCGCGAAGCGCAAGGGATTGCCGGTGACGGCGCCGGTGTTTATTCCGTTTGTCGGCGCAATTATCCAATTAAAGCGGAATCCGAGAGACGTCGTGACGGAAGCGTATGTCGCCATGGGCGGACCGCTGATCGGATCGCTGGGAGCCGTATGCTGCGCGCTTGCGGGCTGGGCCATCGGCGACCCGATGCTGGTGGCGGTCGCTTATGTCGGGCTCGCCGTCAATCTGCTGAATCTCATTCCCGTCCATCCGCTGGACGGAGGCCGGATCGCCTCGGCGGTGACGCGCTGGCTGTGGCTGGGCGGTCTCGCCATCTCCTACTGGGTGATCCGTCAGTCGGGGCACAACTGGCTGTATATTTTGTGGGGACTGTTTGTGATCGAGCTGTGCATCAAATTCGTGCGGTTCAAAGGCAAAACCGGCAGCTACTCGGCGTTCGGGCTGGTCGACACCCCGGTGGAGAGGCTGAATACGGAGAAATTGTCGGAGCTGCTGGCAGAGCCGAATCTCCAGAAGCCGAGCTTCCAGACGTTCTCCACGATGGACGGGCGTCAGCGGGTGCGGCTGTCGATTCCGGCGCTCTGGCTGCGCAGCATCGTGATTATGCCGGAGCAAGGGCTGATTACGGACGTGTCGATCAAGGAAATGCGCATCGTCCGCCGGAAAGGCAAATCTTATCTCCGCTACAAATACCGGATCGTGTATACGCCGCACGAAGATGACATTTATTACAAGGCTCCGGCGGCTGTCCGATGGAGATACGGGCTGGCGTACGTCGGGCTGAGCGGCTGCCTGGCGGCGCTCATGTACGGAGCCTCCAAGCTTCAGTACATGCTGATGACCGGGCCCAACGGATAA
- a CDS encoding arsenate reductase family protein yields MADLAFYGYGKCSTCRDAAKWLQQRGHKLEYHDLFEQAPDVEVLRKLWRTSGLELKKLFNVSGEVYREMGLKDKLPAMSEQEQLELLASNGRLIKRPIVTDGVVTTVGFKKETYEQVWDR; encoded by the coding sequence ATGGCGGATCTAGCCTTTTACGGATACGGAAAATGCTCCACCTGCCGCGACGCGGCCAAGTGGCTGCAGCAGCGCGGGCATAAGCTCGAATATCACGATTTGTTCGAGCAGGCTCCGGACGTGGAAGTGCTGCGGAAATTGTGGCGGACGAGCGGACTTGAATTAAAGAAGCTGTTTAACGTCTCCGGCGAAGTTTACAGGGAGATGGGATTGAAGGACAAGCTGCCTGCGATGAGCGAGCAGGAGCAGCTTGAACTGCTGGCGTCCAACGGCCGGCTCATCAAACGTCCGATCGTCACGGACGGCGTTGTCACGACGGTCGGCTTCAAGAAAGAAACGTACGAACAAGTATGGGACAGGTAA
- a CDS encoding RluA family pseudouridine synthase — MDEAYYEPISHIVDERDAGQPLGTVLRRRLKCSRKLLSRLKLTERGITVNGQRRYTNERVAVGDRIEIRMPKERSEDILPQPMELDVLFEDADLMAVNKPAGLIVHPTHGHYVNTLANGVVHHWLERGETVRFRPVHRLDQHTSGVLLIAKTPYAHQQLSEQIQRKRVEKIYLALVHGHTPDRGTIDAPIDRNPEQPHIRMVRPDGYPSVTHYEAVRRLRGVTLLRVMLETGRTHQIRVHMKHIGHPLVGDPMYGQPEADRAAGAAMDRQALHAWRLGFRHPVSGEPMLLEAEMPPDMAGCIAALSAREETKEE; from the coding sequence ATGGACGAGGCGTATTACGAGCCGATCTCCCATATCGTGGACGAGAGGGATGCCGGGCAGCCGCTCGGAACCGTCCTTCGCCGCCGGCTGAAATGCTCGCGCAAGCTGCTTAGCCGTCTGAAGCTGACGGAACGGGGCATTACGGTCAACGGCCAACGCCGCTATACGAACGAGCGGGTGGCCGTCGGCGATCGGATCGAGATCCGGATGCCGAAGGAGCGGTCCGAAGACATCCTGCCGCAGCCGATGGAATTGGATGTGCTGTTCGAGGACGCTGACCTGATGGCCGTTAACAAGCCGGCGGGCCTCATCGTGCATCCGACCCACGGACACTATGTGAATACGCTGGCGAACGGCGTCGTCCACCATTGGCTGGAGCGGGGGGAGACGGTTCGGTTTCGCCCCGTTCACCGGCTGGACCAGCATACGTCCGGCGTGCTGCTGATCGCGAAGACGCCTTACGCGCATCAGCAGTTGTCCGAGCAGATCCAGCGGAAGCGGGTGGAGAAGATTTATCTGGCGCTTGTGCACGGGCATACCCCGGACCGGGGGACAATCGACGCGCCGATCGACCGCAACCCGGAGCAGCCGCATATCCGCATGGTCCGTCCGGACGGTTATCCGAGCGTAACCCATTACGAGGCGGTGCGCCGGCTCCGCGGCGTCACCTTGCTTCGCGTGATGCTGGAGACGGGGCGTACGCACCAGATCCGCGTGCATATGAAGCATATCGGACATCCGCTGGTCGGCGATCCGATGTACGGACAGCCGGAAGCCGACAGGGCAGCCGGCGCGGCGATGGATCGTCAGGCGCTGCACGCCTGGCGGCTCGGGTTCAGGCATCCCGTGTCGGGCGAGCCGATGCTGCTTGAAGCGGAGATGCCTCCGGATATGGCCGGATGCATCGCGGCTCTGTCGGCCCGGGAGGAAACCAAGGAGGAATAG
- a CDS encoding alpha/beta-type small acid-soluble spore protein produces the protein MASNNTLVVPQANAALQQLKYEVAQELGIQIPQDGYYGYMASRDTGAIGGHITRRLVQLAEQQLSGSARFGK, from the coding sequence ATGGCATCGAACAACACTCTTGTCGTTCCTCAAGCGAACGCCGCTCTTCAACAACTGAAGTATGAAGTGGCGCAAGAGTTGGGCATCCAAATTCCGCAGGATGGTTACTACGGCTATATGGCGTCCCGCGACACCGGCGCAATCGGTGGTCACATCACCCGCCGCCTGGTTCAACTGGCCGAACAACAACTGTCCGGCAGCGCTCGTTTCGGCAAGTAA
- a CDS encoding O-methyltransferase, translating into MNPPQQSLSRQLDLVFREVRHELKTLTGGTLIIQIRNDGIGKFGIRHLPYNRKPGSMTGRATPSGLTDAHLRAFRQMAEEALSRKNGWTHGEIQFDFALRQDTLEMSVTFESNYNMAHLLYAHTY; encoded by the coding sequence ATGAATCCACCCCAGCAGTCATTGTCGAGGCAGCTGGATCTGGTTTTCCGCGAGGTACGGCACGAATTGAAAACCTTGACGGGGGGAACGCTAATCATTCAGATCCGCAATGACGGCATCGGGAAGTTCGGCATACGGCACTTGCCGTATAACCGCAAGCCTGGCAGCATGACCGGCCGGGCGACGCCATCCGGACTGACCGACGCTCATCTGCGGGCGTTCCGCCAAATGGCGGAAGAAGCGTTAAGCCGCAAAAACGGTTGGACGCACGGGGAAATCCAGTTCGACTTTGCTTTGCGCCAGGATACGCTGGAAATGTCCGTCACGTTTGAATCGAACTACAATATGGCCCATCTGCTCTACGCGCATACGTATTGA
- a CDS encoding methyl-accepting chemotaxis protein: protein MDGILAAVRLNSFRGRIYFVVMGLSVLFAILFALLGLAWGHTFVGVTLAAVSVAAGWAGSRMLENLLLSPVEQLTRIAMTIAKGDFTLRADVDSNDALGELAKAFNGMVDKLSTILKETNRMTQLVADSGRNIYTKNESLKSVIDQVTTSAQELAQGSSQISEEVVQTAQALKAIEERTTLYTESSKAMNLRAGQMRSLVEQGKQKVVHQGEGIKKNVETTSAVSETIRRLAQQASGITAITRTISDIAEQTNLLSLNASIEAARAGEHGKGFAVVAQQVRKLAEEATASTREVFTLVQGIDQGIREALNTIRTNEEVVEQQVELIRETEAVFNQFVDSVDFVARQIDQFAEESLQMLQSARQISETMENISAITEEGAASTQEVSASLNRQISAVDDMLQQAYEMTFNVSQLQRTISVFRL, encoded by the coding sequence ATGGACGGTATTCTCGCAGCGGTTAGATTAAACTCGTTTCGCGGCCGCATTTATTTCGTCGTCATGGGGCTCTCGGTATTGTTCGCAATCCTCTTCGCGCTGCTGGGACTCGCGTGGGGCCATACCTTCGTCGGCGTCACGCTGGCGGCAGTTTCCGTCGCCGCCGGCTGGGCGGGCTCGCGGATGCTGGAGAACTTGCTGCTCTCGCCGGTCGAGCAGTTGACACGCATCGCGATGACCATAGCCAAAGGCGATTTCACGCTGCGCGCCGATGTCGACTCGAACGACGCGCTCGGCGAGCTGGCCAAAGCGTTTAACGGCATGGTGGACAAACTCAGTACGATTCTGAAAGAAACGAATCGGATGACGCAGCTCGTGGCCGACTCCGGCCGCAATATTTACACCAAGAACGAAAGCCTCAAATCGGTCATCGACCAGGTAACGACCTCCGCGCAAGAGCTGGCCCAAGGCTCCAGCCAAATTTCGGAGGAAGTCGTTCAGACCGCCCAGGCTCTTAAGGCAATCGAGGAACGGACCACGCTGTATACGGAATCGTCGAAAGCGATGAATCTCCGGGCCGGACAGATGCGGTCGCTTGTCGAGCAAGGCAAGCAAAAGGTGGTGCACCAGGGCGAAGGCATCAAGAAAAACGTCGAAACGACGTCCGCCGTGTCGGAGACGATCCGGCGTCTCGCCCAGCAAGCGAGCGGCATTACGGCGATCACGCGCACCATCTCCGACATCGCGGAGCAGACGAACCTGCTCTCCCTGAACGCCTCGATCGAAGCGGCGCGCGCCGGAGAGCACGGCAAAGGCTTCGCGGTTGTCGCCCAGCAGGTGCGCAAGCTCGCCGAGGAAGCGACCGCGTCCACCCGCGAAGTTTTCACGCTTGTCCAAGGCATCGATCAAGGCATCCGCGAGGCTCTTAATACGATCCGCACCAACGAAGAGGTCGTCGAACAGCAGGTCGAGCTGATCCGGGAGACGGAAGCGGTATTCAACCAGTTCGTCGACAGCGTCGACTTCGTCGCCCGGCAGATCGACCAGTTCGCCGAGGAGAGTTTGCAGATGCTGCAAAGCGCCCGGCAAATCTCGGAGACGATGGAGAACATCTCCGCCATCACCGAAGAAGGCGCGGCCAGCACGCAGGAGGTCTCCGCCTCCCTCAACCGCCAGATCTCGGCGGTGGACGACATGCTGCAGCAGGCCTACGAGATGACCTTCAACGTATCCCAACTGCAGCGCACGATCTCCGTGTTCAGACTGTAA